A region from the Arthrobacter gengyunqii genome encodes:
- a CDS encoding DUF58 domain-containing protein, translating to MEFASAARLLTPRGWGLIAAGIAALLTAQIMGRRDALILGLFLVSLPLLSALALRLIKPVFVVERSFSPATVETGVPARVALSLRTPRPVRQSAAMREGLPLRFGQSPVFRFPARFPDADGASTYEYQLRSARRGMFPIGPVTAEFSDLFGLARRLHVLGATDPLVVAPAPQELPATALGGPRGTEGSVHSPRRGGPSEDDVSTREYRAGDPMRRVHWAATARHGELMVRQEEPVTSPGATLLLDARQSCFSGGMGAPLWTDPAGGNGLSTSESFEWAVTAAVSAAAHLVENGYSLHLLDVYARPGLARSPSAPNPQQQDFSGTAGLQDIAEGLAALELETRADERLAEAGAARPPGTDLTTPENRSPIGSALLDSLAQRRRGPLVAVLGRLSADDAARLAPAADYATRACAILVTDRLQEAGPALAVLHSGGWQAVAATPESDLARTWAAFASAAQPMTSLTSSAGRENPS from the coding sequence ATGGAATTCGCAAGCGCAGCCAGGCTGCTGACACCGCGCGGCTGGGGACTGATTGCAGCCGGAATTGCCGCGCTCCTGACCGCCCAAATCATGGGCCGCCGCGATGCGCTGATCCTTGGCCTGTTCCTGGTGTCCCTGCCGCTGCTGTCGGCCCTGGCGCTGCGGCTGATCAAGCCGGTGTTCGTCGTTGAACGCAGCTTCAGCCCGGCCACCGTGGAGACCGGCGTCCCCGCACGGGTTGCGCTCTCGCTGCGCACTCCCCGCCCGGTCCGGCAGAGCGCTGCGATGCGGGAGGGACTGCCGCTTCGCTTCGGACAGAGTCCAGTGTTCCGCTTTCCGGCGCGTTTCCCGGATGCCGACGGCGCCAGCACCTACGAGTACCAGCTGCGGTCCGCCCGGCGGGGCATGTTTCCCATCGGACCGGTGACAGCCGAGTTTTCCGATCTGTTTGGCCTCGCCAGGCGGTTGCACGTCCTCGGCGCCACCGATCCGCTGGTGGTGGCCCCGGCGCCGCAGGAGCTCCCCGCCACAGCATTGGGCGGGCCGCGGGGAACTGAAGGATCCGTCCACAGCCCTCGCCGCGGCGGCCCCAGCGAAGACGATGTTTCCACTCGTGAGTACCGCGCCGGCGACCCCATGCGGCGGGTCCACTGGGCCGCAACCGCACGGCACGGGGAGTTGATGGTCCGGCAGGAGGAACCTGTCACCTCACCCGGCGCCACGCTGCTGCTTGACGCCCGGCAGTCCTGTTTTTCGGGCGGCATGGGAGCTCCGCTGTGGACGGACCCTGCCGGCGGAAACGGGTTGTCCACGTCCGAGTCCTTTGAGTGGGCGGTAACGGCTGCAGTTTCCGCGGCCGCGCACCTCGTGGAGAACGGATACTCGCTGCACCTGCTGGATGTCTACGCACGGCCGGGTCTTGCCCGCTCCCCTTCCGCACCCAATCCCCAGCAGCAGGATTTCAGCGGCACGGCAGGATTGCAGGACATTGCCGAGGGCCTGGCGGCACTGGAACTGGAGACCCGCGCAGATGAGCGGCTGGCAGAGGCCGGTGCGGCCCGCCCTCCCGGCACGGACCTGACAACGCCGGAAAACCGGAGCCCCATCGGGTCCGCGCTGCTGGACTCCTTGGCCCAACGCCGCCGCGGCCCCCTGGTTGCCGTTCTGGGACGGCTCTCCGCAGACGACGCCGCCAGGCTCGCTCCGGCGGCCGACTATGCCACCCGGGCCTGTGCCATCCTGGTCACGGACCGGCTGCAGGAGGCAGGCCCGGCACTTGCCGTCCTGCACTCCGGCGGATGGCAGGCCGTCGCTGCCACCCCCGAATCCGACCTTGCACGCACTTGGGCGGCTTTCGCTTCCGCCGCCCAGCCAATGACTTCATTGACTTCATCCGCCGGCCGGGAGAACCCTTCATGA
- a CDS encoding AAA family ATPase, with translation MDARNPAAAAARFAGDSPGTAVPAQPAAWNRAPGSPYSAEAFAEAASSILAAVNTVIDGKKEAASLVLTVLLAQGHVLLEDVPGVGKTLLAKTLARTIDCSVTRIQFTPDLLPSDVTGVSIYNQDAHRFEFRQGPIFANIVIGDEINRASAKTQSALLECMEERQVTVDGGTYRLAEPFMVVATQNPIEMEGTYPLPEAQRDRFMARISMGYPDTRSEIEMLESHQSTSPLDAVSAVVDVGEVAAMTARVRDTFVSAAVKEYTVAIGQATREHPHLRLGASPRALLQLLRAAKAHAALAGRDFVLPDDISHLADPVLAHRLILDRKATTSGETPSGLLAHILSRVPVPRSPAGERLRR, from the coding sequence ATGGACGCTCGAAATCCAGCTGCAGCCGCCGCACGCTTTGCCGGTGATTCACCGGGCACGGCAGTTCCCGCGCAACCGGCTGCATGGAATCGCGCCCCAGGATCGCCCTACAGTGCCGAAGCATTCGCCGAAGCCGCCTCAAGCATCCTTGCCGCGGTCAACACCGTAATAGACGGGAAAAAGGAAGCAGCCTCTCTGGTCCTGACCGTGCTGCTCGCCCAGGGCCACGTCCTGCTGGAGGACGTCCCGGGGGTCGGAAAAACCCTCCTTGCCAAGACGCTGGCACGCACCATCGACTGTTCCGTCACCCGGATCCAGTTCACTCCCGATCTGCTGCCTTCCGATGTCACGGGCGTGTCCATCTATAACCAGGACGCCCACCGTTTCGAGTTCCGCCAGGGACCCATTTTCGCGAACATCGTGATCGGGGACGAAATCAACCGCGCCTCGGCGAAAACCCAGTCCGCCCTCCTGGAATGCATGGAGGAACGACAGGTAACGGTCGACGGCGGGACCTACCGGCTGGCCGAGCCCTTCATGGTGGTGGCCACCCAAAACCCGATCGAAATGGAGGGGACCTATCCCCTGCCCGAGGCGCAGCGTGACCGGTTCATGGCCCGCATTTCCATGGGCTACCCGGATACCCGCTCCGAAATCGAAATGCTTGAAAGCCATCAGTCCACCTCTCCACTGGACGCTGTCTCCGCCGTCGTCGACGTCGGTGAAGTTGCTGCCATGACGGCGCGCGTGCGGGACACTTTTGTCTCCGCCGCGGTGAAGGAATACACGGTGGCCATTGGCCAGGCGACCCGGGAACACCCGCATCTCCGCCTCGGAGCCAGCCCCCGTGCCCTGCTGCAGCTGCTCCGGGCAGCCAAGGCGCACGCAGCGCTGGCGGGACGGGACTTTGTCCTGCCGGACGACATTTCCCACCTTGCGGACCCCGTCCTGGCCCACCGCCTTATCCTGGACCGCAAGGCAACCACCTCCGGCGAAACGCCGTCCGGCCTGCTGGCACACATCCTCTCCCGTGTGCCCGTTCCCCGCAGCCCCGCGGGCGAGCGCCTGCGCCGGTAA
- a CDS encoding TatD family hydrolase, with product MCNDSGYVPGEIPAAYLDFASGTGKSYPPAPEPLPVPVIDNHTHLDFAPGKAGTAGVRAAMDAAGAAGVRAAVQVGTDLESSRFTVRVLDEEPRLLGAVAIHPNDAPVLAAEGTLDAALEEIETLAGHPRVRGIGETGLDYFRTGADGVERQQYSFRRHIDIAKRLGLALQIHDRDAHEDVVRVLLEEGAPENVVFHCFSGDAELARICNEHGWNMSFAGTVTFKNAGNLREALAVADRRLLLVETDSPFLTPHPFRGRPNASYMVPYTVRFMAAELGADVAELGTELVENTVRVYGSWD from the coding sequence ATGTGCAATGACAGTGGTTATGTTCCGGGCGAAATCCCTGCGGCCTATCTGGACTTCGCGTCCGGCACGGGAAAATCGTATCCTCCCGCCCCGGAGCCCCTTCCGGTGCCCGTGATCGACAACCATACACATTTGGACTTTGCCCCGGGCAAGGCCGGCACCGCGGGAGTTCGGGCGGCCATGGATGCTGCCGGGGCGGCGGGGGTCCGGGCAGCGGTGCAGGTGGGCACGGATCTGGAATCCTCCCGTTTCACCGTCCGGGTGCTGGACGAGGAACCGCGGCTGCTGGGAGCGGTGGCAATCCATCCCAACGACGCTCCGGTGCTGGCTGCAGAAGGAACCCTGGACGCGGCGCTGGAAGAGATTGAAACGCTGGCCGGTCATCCGCGGGTCCGCGGCATCGGCGAAACCGGGCTGGATTACTTCCGCACCGGTGCCGACGGCGTGGAACGGCAGCAGTATTCCTTCCGCCGGCATATCGACATCGCCAAACGGCTCGGACTCGCACTGCAGATCCACGACCGGGACGCTCATGAGGACGTTGTCCGTGTCCTGCTGGAGGAAGGGGCCCCGGAGAACGTGGTCTTCCACTGTTTCTCCGGTGATGCCGAGCTGGCCAGGATCTGCAACGAGCACGGCTGGAACATGTCTTTTGCGGGAACCGTCACCTTCAAGAATGCCGGGAATCTGCGTGAGGCGCTGGCGGTGGCCGACCGCCGCCTGCTGCTGGTCGAAACCGATTCACCCTTCCTGACTCCGCATCCGTTCCGGGGCAGGCCCAATGCAAGTTATATGGTGCCCTACACGGTCCGGTTCATGGCCGCGGAGCTCGGAGCGGACGTCGCTGAACTGGGAACGGAGCTGGTGGAAAACACCGTCCGTGTTTACGGTTCATGGGATTAG
- a CDS encoding resuscitation-promoting factor: MVALILGLVAFVGTNKSVVLSVDGQSSDVKTFGGTVAEVLSKADVQVTTADRVSPDLATEVTDGTRIEVFKAKTVDVTLDGEGHTVSTTGRTVADLVSELRVASNSAVSASLDTALAGLEDPLSISTPKTVTMVIDGKSYNRPTTAETVDELLDEAGITLAATDRLSAPGTAALVDGMALKITRVTAGEKVTVTEPVPFETAEVPDPNLYEGEEKVTVKGTPGEKATVFETKLVDGREVSRTLVSETVSVQPVEAKIAVGTKKKEAKPAPAPAASASPGGSAPAGGAWAALAQCESGGNWHINTGNGYSGGLQFSVSSWLGAGGGQYAPIAAGATPEQQIAVAEKLRANGGWGHWPACASKLGLL; the protein is encoded by the coding sequence ATGGTCGCCCTGATTCTGGGACTGGTGGCGTTCGTCGGCACCAACAAATCTGTTGTATTAAGCGTCGACGGCCAGAGCAGTGACGTCAAGACGTTCGGTGGAACCGTCGCCGAAGTACTTTCCAAGGCAGACGTTCAGGTCACTACAGCAGACCGGGTGAGTCCGGACCTGGCCACCGAAGTCACCGATGGAACCCGGATTGAAGTCTTCAAGGCCAAGACCGTGGACGTGACGCTGGATGGCGAAGGCCACACCGTGAGCACCACCGGCCGGACCGTTGCGGACCTGGTCTCGGAACTGAGGGTCGCTTCCAATTCGGCCGTGTCGGCCTCGCTGGACACAGCGCTCGCCGGGCTGGAAGATCCGCTGTCGATCTCCACCCCGAAGACGGTCACCATGGTGATCGACGGCAAGTCCTACAACCGTCCCACCACGGCGGAGACCGTGGACGAGCTGCTCGATGAAGCGGGCATCACGCTCGCAGCTACGGACCGCCTCTCGGCTCCCGGAACCGCCGCACTGGTGGACGGCATGGCGCTGAAGATCACCCGCGTCACGGCCGGCGAAAAGGTTACCGTCACCGAACCCGTGCCGTTTGAGACCGCTGAAGTGCCGGACCCGAACCTCTACGAGGGCGAGGAGAAAGTGACGGTCAAGGGAACACCCGGCGAGAAGGCCACGGTGTTCGAGACCAAGCTTGTTGACGGCCGCGAGGTCAGCCGTACCCTGGTGAGCGAAACCGTCTCCGTGCAGCCGGTTGAAGCGAAGATTGCCGTAGGCACCAAAAAGAAGGAAGCCAAGCCTGCCCCCGCACCCGCTGCGTCTGCCTCGCCGGGCGGCTCCGCTCCTGCCGGCGGCGCCTGGGCCGCTTTGGCCCAGTGCGAGTCCGGGGGAAACTGGCACATCAACACCGGCAACGGGTATTCCGGCGGCCTGCAGTTCAGCGTCTCCAGCTGGCTCGGCGCCGGCGGCGGCCAGTACGCCCCCATCGCAGCCGGGGCCACCCCGGAGCAGCAGATTGCTGTGGCCGAGAAACTTCGGGCCAACGGCGGCTGGGGCCACTGGCCGGCCTGCGCATCCAAGCTGGGGCTGCTCTAG
- a CDS encoding helix-turn-helix domain-containing protein gives MRTERFLTQEELGGNVFRAREISTLEKGRREPGGGAIRFLAERLTVVPGYPQPSAGSDSRLFLELSAAQAWDERNYTGARRQAQLAADAALAEGDPTGWWEMSLLAAACLRRLHDYTACLAEAELLAHHPLAAGGQPLRPQVETLLAAACQGAGRLADAVTHARRALELGLIQRLNIDQLIEVYQALVAALSESGLQDEAWGHCRTLLLPLLDAASDPQTAGKGYWAVGNVAFRRGDTAAGLRHHAKAASLLTPDADLETWAAFNRASAAVRLAEGLHDAATSQCMDHAETALSVLGGTEEDVLENLHSRGRWLQLSGNHQSAIQVLTDVYGRRTALSPQGAAEVALHLGLSRAALGDMGTAVQLLDDSAGAFSAAGALDRAGHAARLANQARAGTPVGLSARTG, from the coding sequence GTGCGCACGGAACGATTCCTGACCCAAGAAGAGCTTGGCGGAAATGTGTTTCGGGCACGTGAGATTTCGACGCTGGAAAAAGGACGGCGGGAGCCCGGCGGCGGGGCCATCCGCTTCCTGGCGGAACGGCTGACCGTGGTGCCCGGGTATCCTCAACCTTCCGCGGGCTCGGACAGCCGCCTGTTCCTGGAACTTTCCGCCGCTCAGGCCTGGGACGAGCGGAACTACACCGGGGCACGCAGGCAAGCCCAGTTGGCGGCGGACGCGGCGCTGGCGGAAGGGGATCCCACCGGGTGGTGGGAAATGTCCCTTCTTGCCGCTGCCTGCCTGCGGCGGCTGCATGACTACACGGCATGCCTGGCCGAAGCGGAGTTGCTGGCACACCACCCGCTGGCAGCCGGAGGGCAGCCGCTGCGTCCGCAGGTTGAGACGCTGCTCGCCGCGGCATGCCAAGGGGCCGGACGACTGGCCGACGCCGTCACCCACGCCAGGCGTGCCCTGGAACTGGGGTTGATCCAGAGATTGAACATCGATCAACTCATCGAGGTGTACCAGGCATTGGTCGCGGCACTCTCGGAAAGCGGCCTGCAGGACGAAGCCTGGGGGCATTGCCGGACCCTGCTGCTTCCGCTGCTGGATGCAGCATCGGATCCGCAGACGGCTGGAAAGGGATATTGGGCGGTGGGCAACGTCGCCTTTCGCCGGGGTGACACAGCTGCCGGACTCAGGCATCATGCCAAAGCCGCGTCCCTGCTGACGCCCGACGCGGATCTGGAGACCTGGGCCGCCTTCAACCGCGCTTCGGCTGCCGTACGCCTGGCCGAAGGACTGCACGACGCCGCCACGAGCCAGTGCATGGACCACGCCGAAACAGCCTTGTCCGTGCTGGGCGGCACCGAAGAAGACGTGTTGGAGAACCTCCACAGCAGGGGCAGGTGGCTGCAGCTGTCCGGCAACCACCAATCCGCCATACAGGTCCTCACTGACGTGTACGGCCGCCGGACCGCCCTGTCCCCCCAGGGTGCCGCAGAAGTGGCGCTGCACCTGGGTTTGAGCCGCGCCGCGTTGGGAGACATGGGGACGGCGGTGCAGTTGCTGGATGACAGCGCCGGAGCGTTTTCAGCGGCCGGTGCCCTGGACCGGGCCGGACATGCCGCCCGGCTGGCCAATCAGGCACGGGCGGGAACGCCCGTCGGGTTAAGCGCCAGGACCGGATAA
- the rsmA gene encoding 16S rRNA (adenine(1518)-N(6)/adenine(1519)-N(6))-dimethyltransferase RsmA: MTESASASRPPVKPLLGATDIRALADELGVRPTKTLGQNFVIDGNTIRRIVAAAAVGPEETVLEVGPGLGSLTLGLLDAAKSVVAVEIDPVLAKRLPATVASWRPEKADQLHVVLGDAMRITELPVEPTALVANLPYNVAVPVVLHLLERFPSLQHGLVMVQDEVADRLAAVPGSKVYGVPSVKAAWYTTMRKAGVIGMNVFWPAPKIASGLVGFTRHDPLPTTATREEVFAVIDAAFAQRRKTLRAALSGWAGSPAQAENALVAAGVDPRARGEVIDIHAFARIAEAKGTPAPAHAENPSGPETEALPDGEAS, from the coding sequence GTGACTGAATCCGCCTCCGCTTCCCGTCCTCCGGTCAAACCGCTGCTGGGTGCTACTGACATCCGCGCCCTGGCCGACGAGCTGGGAGTGCGCCCCACCAAGACCCTGGGCCAGAACTTCGTGATCGACGGCAACACCATCCGGCGCATCGTCGCCGCAGCCGCAGTCGGCCCCGAAGAAACCGTGCTGGAAGTCGGGCCCGGACTGGGATCGCTCACGCTGGGACTGCTGGACGCTGCCAAGTCCGTGGTCGCCGTCGAAATTGATCCCGTGCTGGCCAAGCGTCTGCCGGCAACCGTGGCGTCTTGGCGGCCCGAGAAGGCGGACCAGCTGCACGTGGTCCTCGGCGATGCCATGCGGATCACCGAGCTTCCCGTTGAGCCCACGGCCCTGGTGGCGAACCTGCCGTACAACGTGGCGGTGCCCGTGGTGCTGCACCTGCTGGAACGCTTCCCCTCCCTGCAGCACGGCCTGGTCATGGTCCAGGACGAAGTTGCCGACCGGCTGGCAGCGGTCCCCGGTTCCAAGGTCTACGGCGTTCCGTCCGTGAAGGCCGCCTGGTACACCACCATGCGCAAAGCCGGCGTGATCGGCATGAACGTTTTCTGGCCCGCGCCCAAAATCGCTTCCGGGCTGGTCGGCTTCACCCGCCACGACCCTCTGCCCACCACTGCCACCCGCGAAGAGGTCTTCGCCGTCATCGACGCCGCGTTTGCCCAGCGCCGCAAGACCCTGCGGGCAGCGCTGTCCGGCTGGGCCGGCAGCCCGGCCCAGGCGGAAAACGCGCTGGTTGCGGCCGGGGTTGACCCGCGCGCCCGCGGCGAAGTCATCGACATCCATGCCTTTGCCCGGATTGCAGAGGCCAAGGGTACGCCGGCGCCGGCGCACGCCGAGAATCCGTCCGGTCCGGAGACCGAAGCACTGCCCGACGGCGAAGCGTCCTAA
- a CDS encoding 4-(cytidine 5'-diphospho)-2-C-methyl-D-erythritol kinase — protein sequence MSAAKFSSAQPPTAAPASVCVRAPGKINVSLRVGPLRPDGYHGVASVYLAVSLFEEVRATVTEGPDITVTVDSDGALQVPVKDIPLGPDNLAVRAARALAGYAKNPTGVHLHITKRVPVAGGMGGGSADAAAALVACDALWNTHLSREELAGIAAGLGADVPFSLLGGTAVGLGVGDRLTPAISKTPLHWVLVASDVGLSTPGVYGALDALREEEQLQAEEPAEVDPAILAAMRSGNARDLAAVMTNDLQAAALRLAPDLADLLGTGKRLGALAGMVSGSGPTVAFLAEDAPAAAELEAALRAEGHRALAVEGPVHGARLATAAG from the coding sequence ATGAGCGCAGCGAAGTTTTCATCCGCACAGCCCCCCACGGCAGCCCCTGCTTCCGTGTGCGTCCGCGCCCCGGGGAAGATCAACGTTTCCCTGCGCGTCGGCCCGCTCCGGCCCGACGGCTACCACGGCGTTGCCAGCGTTTACCTGGCGGTCTCGCTGTTCGAAGAGGTGCGGGCCACAGTCACTGAAGGTCCGGACATCACCGTGACGGTGGACAGTGACGGCGCCCTGCAGGTGCCGGTGAAGGACATTCCCCTCGGGCCGGACAACCTGGCTGTGCGCGCGGCCCGGGCACTGGCCGGGTACGCGAAGAATCCCACCGGAGTGCACCTGCACATCACCAAGCGGGTTCCGGTGGCCGGCGGCATGGGCGGCGGCTCGGCCGACGCCGCCGCGGCACTGGTTGCCTGCGACGCTCTGTGGAACACGCATCTTTCCCGTGAAGAGCTGGCCGGCATCGCCGCCGGACTCGGCGCCGACGTTCCCTTTTCGCTGCTCGGCGGCACCGCCGTCGGCCTGGGCGTGGGGGACCGGCTCACCCCGGCCATTTCCAAGACGCCCCTGCACTGGGTGCTCGTCGCCTCGGACGTCGGACTTTCCACTCCGGGTGTCTACGGCGCCCTTGACGCCCTCCGCGAGGAGGAACAGCTGCAGGCCGAGGAACCCGCGGAAGTGGATCCCGCGATCCTCGCCGCCATGCGTTCCGGGAACGCACGGGACCTCGCAGCCGTTATGACCAATGACCTGCAGGCCGCCGCGCTCCGGCTGGCTCCGGACCTGGCGGACCTGCTGGGCACCGGCAAACGCCTCGGGGCGCTGGCGGGCATGGTCTCCGGTTCCGGCCCCACCGTTGCGTTCCTGGCCGAGGACGCGCCCGCGGCAGCGGAGCTCGAAGCGGCACTGCGCGCCGAAGGGCACCGTGCCCTCGCCGTCGAGGGACCGGTGCACGGAGCCCGGCTGGCGACCGCCGCCGGCTGA
- a CDS encoding ABC-F family ATP-binding cassette domain-containing protein has translation MAHLLGAENLSISFGTRTILDGVSLGLEEGDRIGVVGRNGDGKSTLMRLLAERQTPDDGRVTRRRDVTVGYLDQSDVLDGDLTVGQAIVGDAADYEWASNARIRDVMSGLIQEVDWNAAVSSLSGGQKRRVALAKLLTGDDDVVMLDEPTNHLDVEGVAWLAQHLKNRWRADAGGLLVVTHDRWFLDEICTRTWEVHDAVIDPFDGGYAAYVLARAERDRMANVVEGKRQQLVKKELAWLRRGAPARTAKPKFRIEAANNLIADVPEPRDTLSLNKMATARLGKDVLDLEEVSLTLGDTELFKNITLRLAPGERLGLVGVNGAGKTTLLRLLNGEIEPTKGRLKRGTTVQTAVLTQEVKELDEVADMRVIEVIENEKRVFSVGGRELSAGQLVEQLGFNAQRQWTPVKELSGGERRRLQLLRLLVGEPNVLMLDEPTNDLDTDTLAAVEDVLDGWPGTLVVVSHDRYLLERVTDHQMALLGDGKLRGLPGGVDQYLELRNAALMANSSASTAARGSSQAARAAAAGSSRPGSGGGVATAAASGSSEAEKRIAKKDLTRIDRQMTKLKQQVEKVNAQMTAATEKSGGADFEQLAELNKKLQSLAADQEDLEMQWLEASEKLD, from the coding sequence TTGGCACACCTGCTTGGTGCTGAGAACCTCAGCATTTCCTTTGGCACCCGCACGATCCTGGACGGGGTTTCCCTGGGCCTGGAAGAAGGGGACCGGATTGGCGTTGTCGGCCGCAACGGGGACGGCAAGTCCACCCTGATGCGCCTGCTGGCCGAGCGGCAGACGCCCGACGACGGCCGGGTCACCCGCCGCCGCGACGTCACCGTGGGCTATCTGGACCAGTCCGACGTCCTCGACGGCGACCTCACCGTGGGCCAGGCCATCGTGGGCGACGCGGCGGACTACGAGTGGGCGTCCAACGCCCGCATCCGCGACGTGATGAGCGGCCTGATCCAGGAAGTGGACTGGAACGCCGCAGTTTCCTCGCTGTCCGGCGGGCAGAAGCGCCGCGTGGCACTGGCCAAGCTCCTGACCGGGGACGACGACGTCGTCATGCTGGATGAGCCCACCAACCACCTGGACGTGGAGGGTGTGGCCTGGCTGGCCCAGCACTTGAAGAACCGTTGGCGCGCCGACGCCGGCGGCCTGCTCGTGGTGACCCACGACCGGTGGTTCCTGGACGAAATCTGCACGCGTACCTGGGAAGTCCACGACGCCGTCATCGACCCGTTCGACGGCGGTTACGCCGCCTACGTGCTGGCCCGCGCCGAGCGTGACCGCATGGCCAACGTGGTGGAGGGCAAGCGCCAGCAGCTGGTCAAGAAGGAACTGGCCTGGCTGCGCCGCGGCGCCCCGGCCCGCACCGCCAAGCCCAAGTTCCGCATCGAAGCGGCCAACAACCTCATTGCCGACGTGCCCGAGCCCCGGGACACCCTGTCGCTGAACAAGATGGCCACCGCCCGCCTGGGCAAGGACGTGCTGGACCTCGAGGAAGTGTCCCTGACCCTGGGCGACACGGAGCTGTTCAAGAACATCACCCTGCGCCTGGCCCCGGGGGAGCGCCTGGGCCTGGTGGGTGTCAACGGCGCCGGCAAGACCACGCTGCTGCGCCTGCTCAACGGCGAAATTGAGCCGACCAAGGGCCGGCTGAAGCGCGGCACCACCGTGCAGACGGCGGTGCTGACGCAGGAAGTCAAGGAACTCGACGAGGTGGCGGACATGCGCGTCATCGAGGTCATCGAGAACGAGAAGCGGGTCTTCAGCGTGGGCGGCCGCGAACTCTCCGCCGGCCAGCTCGTGGAGCAGCTGGGCTTCAACGCCCAGCGCCAGTGGACTCCCGTGAAGGAACTGTCCGGCGGTGAGCGCCGCCGGCTGCAGCTGCTGCGCCTGCTGGTGGGAGAACCGAACGTGCTGATGCTCGATGAGCCCACCAATGACCTGGACACCGACACCCTGGCTGCCGTGGAAGACGTCCTTGACGGCTGGCCCGGCACGCTTGTTGTGGTGTCGCACGACAGGTACCTGCTGGAGCGCGTCACCGACCATCAGATGGCGCTGCTCGGCGACGGCAAGCTTCGGGGCCTGCCCGGCGGCGTGGACCAGTACCTGGAGCTGCGCAACGCGGCCCTGATGGCCAACTCTTCGGCATCCACGGCGGCCCGCGGATCCTCGCAGGCTGCCCGTGCCGCCGCGGCCGGGTCCTCACGCCCCGGTTCCGGCGGCGGAGTTGCGACGGCGGCGGCCTCCGGTTCCTCCGAGGCTGAGAAGCGGATCGCGAAGAAGGACCTGACCCGCATCGACCGTCAGATGACCAAGCTGAAACAGCAGGTGGAGAAGGTCAACGCCCAAATGACGGCCGCCACGGAGAAATCCGGCGGCGCCGACTTTGAGCAGCTGGCGGAGCTGAACAAGAAGCTGCAGTCACTGGCGGCGGACCAGGAGGACCTGGAAATGCAGTGGCTCGAGGCCTCGGAAAAGCTCGACTAG